One window of the Cryptomeria japonica chromosome 7, Sugi_1.0, whole genome shotgun sequence genome contains the following:
- the LOC131064473 gene encoding short-chain dehydrogenase reductase 2a-like, protein MHDIKHAARIMIPKRKGCIISTASIGGIMGGGSYFYTASKHVVVGLTKNSVAELGRSGIQVNCISPATIATNLVLNSMGMTPSPEAKAKVEAVIEGASPLREANLKEEDIVEATLYLANKDSKYVSGHNLIVDGGITVVLDETAVFGKY, encoded by the coding sequence ATGCACGACATTAAGCATGCAGCCCGCATTATGATCCCCAAGAGAAAGGGCTGCATTATCTCTACAGCTAGTATTGGAGGAATAATGGGAGGTGGTTCTTACTTCTACACTGCCTCCAAACATGTGGTTGTTGGGCTTACTAAGAACAGTGTAGCAGAGCTGGGAAGAAGTGGTATACAAGTAAATTGTATTTCTCcagctacaattgcaacaaatctggtATTGAATTCTATGGGAATGACCCCTTCACCAGAGGCAAAGGCCAAGGTGGAGGCCGTGATTGAGGGCGCATCCCCCTTAAGGGAAGCCAATCTTAAAGAAGAGGATATTGTAGAGGCTACTCTGTATCTGGCCAATAAGGATTCCAAATATGTAAGCGGTCACAATCTGATTGTGGATGGGGGAATAACTGTTGTATTAGATGAAACTGCGGTGTTTGGAAAATATTGA
- the LOC131064472 gene encoding borneol dehydrogenase, mitochondrial-like, translated as MSKSEVAAALWRRLQGKVAIITGGSGGIGEATVRLFANHGAKVIIADIADGAGIKLAESLSLCATYIHCDVSKEQDVSATVDLAVENHGKLDTICNRHRSAKLEAAIEMVAPLREASLKAEDIANAALYLAIEDSKYVSVHNMVVDGGITVVLDESAVFGKY; from the exons ATGTCTAAGAGTGAGGTTGCAGCTGCTCTTTGGAGAAG ACTGCAAGGCAAGGTTGCAATAATCACAGGAGGGTCGGGAGGCATTGGAGAGGCCACTGTTCGGCTATTTGCAAATCATGGAGCCAAAGTCATTATTGCAGACATTGCAGACGGGGCTGGTATCAAGTTGGCGGAATCCCTTTCTCTCTGCGCGACATATATCCACTGTGACGTAAGCAAGGAGCAAGATGTAAGCGCAACAGTGGATTTGGCCGTGGAAAATCACGGAAAACTGGACACAAT CTGCAATCGACACAGATCTGCCAAGCTGGAGGCCGCGATTGAGATGGTAGCACCCTTAAGGGAAGCCAGTCTTAAAGCAGAGGATATTGCAAACGCTGCTTTGTATCTGGCCATTGAGGATTCCAAATATGTGAGCGTTCACAACATGGTGGTGGATGGGGGGATAACAGTTGTATTAGATGAAAGTGCAGTGTTTGGAAAGTACTAA